One part of the Arachidicoccus terrestris genome encodes these proteins:
- a CDS encoding RagB/SusD family nutrient uptake outer membrane protein yields the protein MKNKHIFLYLLAGWLSVTVVSCSKVLDREPEDSISDLNYWQTADELKLFCNNFYPILYVPDQNADNQSDNCVPNTPDQWLYNLTTVPSSGGGWAYTNWAYIRNANYFLTHYQTATGTEKEIKEYLAEIHFFRAYEYFNKVKDFGDVPWINKDLNVNDSSFLYKPRTDRKIVVDSIIADLKFAVDNLPLPDQVELGRLHKYAAEQMLARVCLYEGTWMKYRNQSGWETYLEQAVTAARDIMDNGGYAIYKPQSQYYFKAGDVVDSKTHTVADKDYLHPYKAQFIQEDLTKNPECVLPKIYRLDQLTSRLSRSVNEAGVGVSKDLIEAFLCTDGKPIALSSMYKGDDSAILEMQNRDPRLRSEIDNRFLPNYLNGTTPISNFLTNVNSSSPTGYVAAKFRSPVPAQNEANQTTYDMYVFRYAEVLLIYAESKAELGSITQGDLDISINQIRARLDQPDLPGGKMARLTVNPPADPRAEINGQPRYGYQVSPLIYEIRRERRVELAFEGFRWDDIVRWKAGKLLENPKTVYGIVASDAVQQQYDNYFGSDIFKGTHVVTISDWDGTKKVVAPYTVPMRKWNDKLYLMPIPRDQILLSKGQIKQNPGWE from the coding sequence ATGAAAAACAAACATATATTTCTATACCTGCTTGCGGGATGGCTGTCTGTCACGGTTGTCAGCTGTTCCAAAGTATTAGACAGAGAGCCGGAGGATTCCATATCGGATTTAAACTACTGGCAAACAGCTGATGAATTGAAGCTTTTCTGCAACAACTTCTATCCTATTCTCTATGTACCTGATCAGAACGCAGACAATCAAAGTGATAACTGTGTACCAAACACGCCGGATCAGTGGCTGTATAACCTCACAACTGTCCCCTCCAGTGGCGGGGGATGGGCTTATACCAACTGGGCCTATATCAGAAATGCGAATTATTTTTTAACCCACTATCAAACGGCAACGGGTACCGAAAAGGAAATTAAAGAGTATCTGGCTGAGATCCATTTTTTCAGGGCCTATGAATATTTTAATAAAGTTAAGGATTTTGGCGATGTGCCCTGGATCAATAAGGATTTAAATGTAAACGACTCGAGTTTCCTTTACAAACCCAGAACGGATCGTAAAATAGTTGTAGACAGCATTATTGCAGACTTAAAGTTCGCCGTAGATAACTTACCCTTACCGGATCAGGTCGAACTTGGAAGATTACATAAATATGCAGCCGAACAGATGCTGGCCAGAGTCTGCCTTTATGAAGGCACCTGGATGAAATACAGAAACCAGTCTGGTTGGGAAACGTACCTGGAACAGGCCGTTACTGCAGCCAGAGACATCATGGATAATGGCGGTTATGCAATCTATAAACCTCAGTCTCAGTATTATTTCAAAGCTGGCGACGTGGTGGATAGCAAAACCCATACAGTGGCAGATAAAGATTATCTCCATCCTTATAAGGCGCAGTTTATCCAGGAAGACCTGACCAAGAATCCAGAATGTGTATTACCGAAGATATACCGGTTAGATCAGCTGACCAGCCGTCTGTCCCGTTCCGTCAATGAAGCCGGTGTTGGTGTCAGTAAAGACCTGATTGAGGCTTTTCTCTGCACGGATGGCAAACCCATTGCACTGAGTTCAATGTATAAAGGAGATGATTCCGCAATTCTGGAAATGCAAAACAGAGACCCCCGTTTAAGAAGTGAGATTGATAACCGTTTTCTCCCCAATTATCTCAACGGCACAACACCCATCTCTAATTTCCTGACCAACGTCAACAGCTCTTCACCGACCGGATACGTGGCCGCTAAATTCCGGAGTCCGGTTCCCGCTCAAAACGAGGCCAATCAGACCACCTACGACATGTATGTTTTCAGGTACGCCGAAGTGCTGCTGATCTATGCAGAGTCAAAAGCTGAACTAGGTTCTATTACACAAGGTGATCTGGATATCAGCATCAATCAAATAAGGGCCCGCTTGGATCAGCCGGATCTTCCTGGTGGGAAAATGGCTAGACTGACCGTCAATCCTCCGGCCGATCCGCGCGCGGAAATTAACGGACAGCCCCGGTACGGCTACCAGGTATCCCCGCTGATCTACGAGATCAGAAGAGAAAGAAGAGTGGAGCTTGCTTTTGAAGGGTTCCGTTGGGACGATATTGTCCGTTGGAAAGCAGGCAAACTATTGGAAAACCCTAAGACTGTCTATGGTATTGTTGCCAGTGATGCTGTGCAGCAACAATATGACAACTATTTCGGTTCCGATATTTTCAAAGGAACCCATGTCGTGACGATAAGTGACTGGGATGGTACAAAAAAAGTGGTGGCTCCTTATACGGTCCCCATGCGTAAATGGAATGACAAACTGTACCTGATGCCGATTCCAAGAGATCAGATATTACTCAGCAAGGGGCAGATCAAACAGAATCCTGGCTGGGAATAA
- a CDS encoding lmo0937 family membrane protein, which translates to MKGILFVIGIILIIGWIFGFVVYHVAGFLIHLLLIIGLIMIVANLFKGKESG; encoded by the coding sequence ATGAAAGGCATATTATTTGTGATTGGCATCATATTAATCATCGGATGGATCTTTGGCTTTGTAGTTTATCATGTAGCGGGCTTTCTAATCCATCTTTTGTTGATTATTGGACTGATTATGATTGTCGCGAATCTTTTTAAAGGTAAAGAGTCGGGTTGA
- a CDS encoding acyltransferase family protein, translating into MLSDKTLPSKRLTSLDALRGFDMFWIVSGEGIFHGLANATHLPFFEGVSRQLHHTTWNGFTMYDLIFPLFIFIAGIAMPFSFGKKLDHLEGLARKKQKQKLYRPLIIRCVALILLGMVVNGALALPGYAETRFASVLGRISLSLFFAAIIYLNCSFRKQLIWLFVLLLGYWALMSWVPVPGFGAGVLTPEGNLSGYLDRQFLPGLVLRGDYDPEGYLSTIPAIGTALLGVFTGRFLRNGNPAFTPVKKAILLLGAGVICLLLGLLWNIWFPINKNIWTSSFVVFCAGCSLLLLGVFYLIIDVLKWQLWCRPFIWLGMNSILIYMASHGIINFKYTSEAIFGGLMHLAPERFHEALLWTGVAIIQFGFLYFLYKKRIFLKL; encoded by the coding sequence ATGCTGTCAGATAAGACACTGCCATCTAAGAGACTGACTTCTCTGGATGCGTTAAGAGGCTTTGATATGTTCTGGATCGTTAGTGGTGAGGGGATTTTTCATGGGCTGGCGAATGCCACCCATCTACCCTTTTTTGAAGGTGTAAGCAGGCAACTCCACCATACCACCTGGAACGGATTTACGATGTATGACCTGATTTTCCCGCTGTTTATCTTCATCGCCGGAATTGCCATGCCGTTTTCGTTTGGCAAAAAGCTGGATCACCTGGAGGGACTTGCAAGGAAGAAACAAAAACAAAAGCTATATCGGCCGCTTATCATCAGATGTGTTGCCTTGATTTTGCTGGGGATGGTCGTAAATGGCGCATTAGCGCTTCCCGGCTATGCCGAGACAAGATTTGCCAGCGTTCTGGGTAGAATTTCCCTTAGCCTTTTTTTTGCCGCTATCATCTATTTGAACTGCTCATTCAGAAAACAGCTTATCTGGCTCTTTGTGCTTTTATTGGGATATTGGGCGCTGATGTCCTGGGTGCCAGTTCCCGGTTTCGGGGCCGGTGTACTGACGCCGGAAGGTAATTTGTCCGGTTATCTGGACCGCCAGTTTTTGCCTGGACTGGTGTTAAGAGGTGACTATGATCCTGAAGGCTATCTTTCTACCATTCCTGCAATAGGTACGGCTTTGCTTGGCGTTTTTACGGGACGGTTTCTTAGAAACGGTAATCCTGCATTTACGCCTGTGAAAAAGGCGATATTGTTGCTGGGCGCGGGTGTGATCTGTTTACTGCTCGGGCTTTTATGGAATATATGGTTCCCGATCAATAAAAATATCTGGACCAGTTCATTTGTGGTATTTTGCGCCGGCTGTAGCTTACTTTTGCTGGGTGTGTTTTATTTGATAATTGATGTTCTCAAATGGCAATTGTGGTGCAGGCCATTTATCTGGCTCGGCATGAATTCCATATTAATTTATATGGCCTCCCATGGAATCATTAACTTTAAATACACCTCCGAAGCAATATTTGGCGGACTGATGCATCTGGCGCCCGAAAGATTTCATGAAGCATTATTGTGGACGGGAGTGGCTATTATTCAATTTGGGTTTCTTTACTTTTTGTATAAAAAACGTATTTTTTTAAAACTTTAA
- a CDS encoding aminotransferase-like domain-containing protein, with product MALHLAHRMAQIKESEIREILKVTQQPNIISFAGGLPAPELFPIEAIDKVQHLVLQESGTTALQYTTTEGFALLRSWIAKRMNSRLGTSFDQDNILITHGSQQGLDLSGKVFLNEGDVVLCESPTYLAAISAFKAYGCRFIEIPTDENGMDMEVLEQTLKGTPHIKLIYVIPTFQNPTGKTWNLEKRRRLAALATEFNVAVIEDNPYGELRFEGEDLPSIKSFDKTGQVLCTGSFSKIFCPGFRIGWIAGDKNLIRKYVLIKQGTDLQCNTVAQMVIAKYLALYDIDEHIQKIKTLYKDRRDVTLQALEKYFPDSVQFTRPEGGLFTWMELPEGTSARELLLRSLEKKIAFVPGGSFYPNNPKENTLRLNYSNMPENRIQEGLTILGQLVKDYLKDGAEKMS from the coding sequence ATGGCACTTCATTTGGCCCATAGAATGGCCCAGATCAAAGAATCGGAGATCCGGGAAATATTAAAAGTCACCCAACAACCCAACATCATCTCATTTGCCGGCGGACTGCCTGCACCTGAGCTCTTCCCTATTGAAGCGATTGACAAAGTACAACATCTGGTGCTTCAGGAGTCCGGCACCACTGCATTACAGTACACCACAACGGAAGGTTTTGCTCTTTTACGCAGCTGGATCGCCAAGCGCATGAATAGCCGCCTGGGCACCTCATTTGACCAAGATAACATTCTGATTACACACGGTTCCCAACAGGGACTGGACCTCTCCGGAAAGGTTTTTCTAAATGAAGGTGACGTTGTTCTGTGTGAAAGCCCCACTTATCTGGCCGCTATTTCCGCGTTCAAGGCCTATGGCTGCCGGTTTATAGAAATCCCTACGGATGAAAATGGCATGGACATGGAAGTCCTGGAGCAAACATTAAAAGGGACGCCTCATATCAAACTGATCTATGTAATCCCCACTTTTCAGAACCCGACCGGCAAAACCTGGAATCTGGAAAAGCGCAGGCGGCTGGCAGCACTGGCGACTGAATTTAATGTTGCCGTTATTGAAGATAACCCCTACGGAGAATTGCGATTTGAAGGCGAAGATCTGCCCTCTATTAAATCCTTTGACAAAACGGGACAGGTTTTATGCACAGGCAGCTTCTCCAAAATCTTTTGCCCCGGCTTCAGAATTGGCTGGATCGCGGGCGACAAAAACCTGATCCGCAAATATGTTCTTATTAAACAGGGAACTGATCTGCAATGCAATACCGTTGCCCAAATGGTGATTGCCAAATATCTGGCGTTATATGATATTGACGAGCATATTCAGAAAATTAAAACGCTTTATAAAGATCGTAGAGATGTGACCCTTCAGGCGCTGGAAAAATACTTCCCGGACAGCGTTCAGTTCACCCGACCCGAGGGTGGCCTGTTCACATGGATGGAACTGCCTGAAGGGACCTCCGCCAGGGAACTGCTGTTACGTAGTCTGGAAAAAAAGATCGCCTTTGTTCCTGGAGGGTCCTTCTATCCTAATAACCCCAAAGAAAATACCTTAAGGCTTAACTATTCGAACATGCCTGAAAACAGAATTCAGGAAGGCCTGACAATACTCGGCCAGCTCGTTAAAGACTATTTGAAAGACGGGGCTGAAAAAATGAGCTGA
- a CDS encoding Na+/H+ antiporter — protein sequence MLAYFPYLLALVIVIVFLIMLANRIRIAYPVLLVVAGLIMSLIPGIPAIHVSPELIFVIFLPPLLYEASWSISWKELWKWRRIICSFAFVVVFLTALSVAFVANAFIPGFSLALGFLLGGIVSPPDAVSAGAILKFVKVPKRVSSILEGESLLNDASSLIIFRFALVAVATGQFVWYHAALSFAWMLIGGTGIGLLIGWIIMKIQRFLPTDANMDIVLSIVTPYIMYMMAEEVHSSGVLAVVSGGLLLSNKRYHFLSGTSRLRGVNVWESFVFVLNGLVFLLIGLDLPQITAGLKGVGFSSAIGYGLLITAVLILGRILAAYGAVVVTLVMRNFITVADSRNPGLKGPLVLGWAGMRGVVSLAAALSIPVYLKDGTEFPERNLILFITFIVILCTLLLQGLTLPHLIRKIKLPDFKDYIPEAQADDLIEKELATRSLQYVSENYTSQTQTHPFLYQLTSKWKNKEIGDTESSISVDIKEVYADLLAQQRLWLLAKNEIDKSLDEDVIRKHLHRIDIEEEKLKHL from the coding sequence ATGTTAGCGTATTTTCCTTATCTGCTCGCTCTTGTTATCGTGATCGTGTTTTTAATAATGCTGGCAAATAGAATCAGGATAGCTTATCCTGTGTTACTCGTGGTCGCGGGACTGATTATGAGCCTGATACCAGGGATACCTGCCATACATGTTTCGCCTGAACTTATCTTTGTCATTTTCCTGCCGCCATTGTTATATGAAGCGTCCTGGTCAATTTCATGGAAAGAACTCTGGAAATGGAGGCGCATCATTTGCAGCTTTGCTTTTGTCGTCGTATTTCTGACGGCACTATCCGTTGCCTTTGTAGCCAACGCCTTTATCCCCGGGTTTTCACTGGCTTTAGGCTTTTTATTGGGCGGTATTGTCTCTCCGCCCGATGCGGTCAGCGCCGGTGCTATTTTGAAGTTTGTAAAGGTGCCGAAGCGGGTGTCGTCCATATTAGAGGGAGAAAGCTTGCTCAATGATGCGTCCTCTCTTATTATATTCCGATTTGCGCTGGTTGCAGTGGCGACCGGGCAATTTGTCTGGTATCATGCAGCACTTAGTTTTGCATGGATGCTGATAGGCGGTACAGGTATTGGTTTATTGATAGGCTGGATCATTATGAAAATACAAAGGTTCTTACCCACGGATGCCAATATGGATATTGTCTTAAGCATTGTTACGCCCTATATCATGTATATGATGGCGGAGGAAGTACATAGTTCAGGCGTTTTGGCGGTGGTAAGCGGCGGCTTGCTGCTTTCTAATAAACGATATCATTTTTTGAGCGGTACTTCCAGGTTACGGGGTGTGAACGTCTGGGAAAGCTTTGTTTTCGTATTGAATGGCCTGGTATTTTTACTCATCGGCCTTGATTTGCCCCAGATCACGGCCGGGTTAAAAGGGGTTGGGTTCTCATCGGCAATTGGATATGGTTTGCTGATTACCGCCGTACTGATACTCGGCAGAATATTAGCCGCCTATGGAGCAGTTGTCGTAACGCTGGTGATGCGAAATTTCATTACCGTTGCGGATAGCCGCAATCCGGGCCTTAAGGGACCATTGGTGCTGGGATGGGCCGGAATGCGGGGAGTGGTTTCGCTGGCAGCGGCCTTATCCATACCCGTTTACCTAAAAGACGGAACTGAATTTCCCGAGCGGAATTTAATTTTGTTTATAACTTTTATTGTTATCCTATGCACGCTTTTGTTGCAGGGGTTAACATTGCCACATCTAATCCGGAAAATAAAGCTGCCTGATTTTAAAGATTATATCCCCGAAGCGCAGGCCGACGATTTGATAGAAAAAGAACTGGCAACAAGATCCTTGCAATATGTCTCGGAAAACTATACATCACAAACGCAGACCCATCCATTTTTGTACCAGTTAACCAGTAAATGGAAAAACAAAGAAATAGGGGATACGGAGTCTTCTATTTCGGTGGACATAAAAGAGGTGTATGCCGACCTACTGGCCCAACAAAGGCTATGGCTATTGGCTAAAAATGAAATAGACAAAAGTTTGGATGAAGATGTGATAAGAAAACACCTACATCGAATAGATATTGAGGAGGAAAAACTGAAGCATTTGTAA
- a CDS encoding glycoside hydrolase family 97 protein, whose translation MRHLLRKSGKANKWLLLSAVPYILVSLFMAGKAFSLHAQTVNQLSSPDGHISMQLSTRQNELHYSVKFKSQQLAEGNIGFASGDNADVVYGQQVKSVTLINAQKKQQRRLTTRGNHNTATIIKNQYNFKITSKDGKTDFWLAVNLYDNGVAYRYSVLPEGRALTREMSHISLPGTTTLWWQEDIHTYEGNYRSALFSQLGDSLQLGMPLTLQYKNGLYGALMEANIFGFAGSHFSHYKNDRTLEYTLAGPVQPGNRDTLHSGWQIMAISNTLNGLVNNDIVRDVSAAPDRQLFPDGEYTSWIRPGQSIWTWMSKKRDVTPENIRRFTDFAATLKIPYNLVDDGWVTWSAAGKDHWQLLKEQIDYAKNKGVGIWVWQAYPPHNGTPGLKDTAYMHAFFEKCASLGVKGMKIDFINAETQEKIAFYERVARAAARYHLMVDFHGANKGTGMEYTFPNVLSQEGVRGLEQKDNEHWPYLNTVLPFTRYLCGPADYTPVSFEPYASSTTMAHQVATAAIFTSPFLCLGADPGDLSKSIALPFVKQIPATWDETIVLKESKIGEIAAFARRKGTTWYLAVINGDGSHTADIDLSFLGGKKYTLTALTDKPNAREGQVTVQKKVKKNTTLHVNMPSGGGYLGIFKR comes from the coding sequence ATGCGGCATCTGTTACGAAAATCCGGCAAAGCGAATAAATGGCTCCTCTTGTCTGCTGTCCCCTACATATTAGTCAGCCTGTTCATGGCAGGCAAGGCATTCTCGCTGCATGCCCAGACTGTCAACCAGCTAAGTAGCCCCGACGGTCATATCTCTATGCAACTGTCCACGCGGCAAAACGAGTTACATTATTCCGTGAAGTTTAAAAGTCAGCAACTCGCTGAAGGCAATATCGGATTTGCATCGGGAGACAACGCGGACGTTGTTTATGGGCAGCAGGTGAAGTCGGTGACCTTAATCAATGCTCAAAAGAAGCAGCAGCGCAGACTGACTACCAGAGGCAATCATAATACGGCGACCATCATTAAAAACCAGTACAACTTTAAAATTACTTCCAAGGACGGAAAAACGGATTTCTGGTTAGCGGTCAACCTGTATGATAACGGCGTCGCCTACAGGTACAGTGTCCTGCCGGAGGGCCGGGCGCTTACCAGAGAAATGAGCCATATTTCCCTGCCGGGCACGACAACCCTTTGGTGGCAGGAAGATATACATACGTATGAAGGTAATTACAGGTCCGCCCTATTCAGCCAGTTAGGGGACAGCCTTCAGCTGGGCATGCCACTGACCTTACAGTATAAAAACGGCCTCTACGGCGCGCTTATGGAAGCCAATATATTTGGGTTCGCAGGCAGTCATTTCAGCCATTATAAAAATGACAGAACCCTGGAATATACGCTGGCCGGCCCCGTACAGCCGGGCAACCGGGACACGCTGCATAGTGGATGGCAGATCATGGCTATTTCCAATACACTGAACGGCTTAGTGAATAACGATATTGTCCGTGATGTCAGCGCCGCACCTGACAGGCAATTATTCCCTGACGGGGAGTATACGTCCTGGATCAGGCCGGGTCAGAGTATCTGGACGTGGATGAGTAAGAAAAGAGATGTTACGCCTGAAAATATCAGGCGATTTACTGATTTTGCGGCAACCCTTAAGATCCCTTATAACCTGGTGGATGATGGCTGGGTGACATGGAGCGCCGCAGGAAAAGATCACTGGCAGCTCTTGAAAGAACAGATCGACTACGCCAAAAACAAAGGCGTGGGTATCTGGGTGTGGCAGGCCTATCCACCTCATAATGGCACACCGGGGCTAAAAGACACGGCTTATATGCATGCATTCTTTGAAAAATGTGCCAGTTTGGGTGTCAAAGGCATGAAAATAGACTTCATCAATGCGGAGACGCAGGAGAAAATTGCATTTTATGAACGCGTGGCGAGAGCAGCCGCCCGGTACCATCTGATGGTAGACTTTCACGGTGCCAATAAGGGTACCGGCATGGAATACACCTTTCCGAATGTCTTGTCTCAGGAAGGCGTAAGAGGCCTGGAACAAAAAGACAATGAACACTGGCCCTATCTCAATACCGTGCTGCCGTTTACCAGGTATCTTTGTGGCCCGGCAGACTACACCCCCGTCAGCTTTGAGCCCTATGCTTCTTCCACCACGATGGCGCACCAGGTGGCCACGGCTGCGATTTTCACCTCTCCGTTTTTATGCCTGGGTGCGGATCCGGGGGACTTAAGCAAGAGCATCGCACTGCCCTTCGTCAAGCAGATTCCCGCCACCTGGGACGAAACCATTGTGCTAAAAGAAAGTAAGATAGGCGAGATAGCTGCCTTTGCCCGAAGAAAGGGCACTACCTGGTATCTGGCTGTCATCAACGGCGACGGCTCCCATACAGCGGATATAGACCTTTCTTTTCTGGGCGGAAAAAAATATACGCTGACGGCCCTTACCGATAAGCCAAACGCAAGAGAAGGTCAGGTCACCGTACAGAAAAAAGTGAAAAAGAATACGACCCTACACGTAAACATGCCTTCCGGAGGCGGGTACCTGGGTATCTTTAAAAGATAA
- a CDS encoding TlpA disulfide reductase family protein yields the protein MQNKNNAIKTLFCAAVLCSTGVTVLAQNKQADRAELDSIQKQVTGWLKSNTAADRDSVRKTAYALAGSRNEKKMAMGAYYLKSLGQDQSSDSLNKVIIQTFPKGFTVLNNRAEEIYKQTDPAKQEQLFKKLLTDLPEKKDQQGKVLDEGENIVYDYIRNAISSSYIKTGQYDKAVSYADQIVTKFWKGEGYAGAAGALLRAGQLDEAKMLYKKAIDVAAPYFEQHAAKGPEAFAAIGYPSYLESYAGILTKEGKFTEALPIIEKAFNARKEHSPESYMTYMKVLSRSGQEQKAFEIGDEALRNGAASEALKDQLKVLYAKVKKDGPDFDSYLATAMQQLHEKFLKELPETMLDLPSQNFSLKDMEGKTVQLSDYLGKTVILDFWATWCGPCKRSFPAMQMAVNKYATDKDVVFLFIDTWERTPDADQQVKKFISANNYSFRVLLDRKPAVSGDNMVVEKYGITGIPTKFVIDPNGKIRFRLTGFGGGNDAAVEEISAMIELARKG from the coding sequence ATGCAAAATAAAAATAACGCAATAAAAACACTTTTCTGTGCGGCGGTATTATGCAGCACAGGCGTCACCGTACTGGCGCAAAATAAGCAGGCAGACAGGGCTGAGCTGGACAGTATTCAAAAGCAAGTGACCGGCTGGCTTAAAAGCAATACAGCGGCAGACCGGGACAGTGTCCGTAAAACAGCTTATGCACTGGCCGGTAGCCGTAATGAAAAGAAAATGGCGATGGGCGCTTATTATCTGAAATCCCTGGGACAGGATCAGAGTTCGGATTCATTAAATAAAGTAATTATCCAGACCTTTCCCAAAGGCTTTACCGTCCTCAATAACAGAGCAGAGGAAATCTACAAACAGACAGATCCTGCTAAGCAGGAGCAGCTATTTAAAAAGCTACTGACCGACTTGCCGGAGAAAAAAGATCAGCAGGGAAAAGTCCTGGATGAGGGGGAAAATATTGTTTATGATTACATCAGAAACGCCATCTCCAGCAGCTATATAAAGACGGGGCAATATGATAAAGCAGTATCTTACGCAGATCAGATAGTGACAAAGTTCTGGAAAGGAGAGGGTTATGCAGGCGCCGCGGGCGCGTTGCTAAGAGCCGGGCAATTGGATGAAGCCAAAATGCTATACAAAAAGGCCATAGACGTTGCGGCGCCTTACTTTGAGCAGCACGCTGCCAAAGGCCCCGAAGCCTTTGCAGCCATAGGATATCCCAGTTATTTGGAGAGTTACGCCGGCATCCTGACAAAAGAAGGCAAATTCACCGAGGCTTTACCGATTATTGAAAAGGCTTTTAATGCCAGAAAAGAACATTCCCCGGAAAGCTATATGACCTATATGAAGGTACTGAGCCGGTCCGGCCAGGAGCAAAAAGCTTTTGAGATAGGAGATGAAGCTTTACGCAATGGGGCCGCTTCAGAAGCACTGAAGGATCAGTTAAAAGTACTGTATGCCAAGGTGAAAAAAGACGGCCCTGATTTTGACAGCTACCTGGCAACAGCCATGCAGCAGCTGCATGAAAAGTTTCTGAAGGAATTACCTGAGACCATGCTGGATCTGCCATCCCAAAATTTTTCCTTAAAGGATATGGAAGGCAAGACCGTGCAGCTGTCAGATTATTTGGGTAAAACGGTGATACTTGATTTTTGGGCGACCTGGTGTGGTCCCTGCAAGCGCTCTTTCCCCGCTATGCAAATGGCAGTCAATAAATACGCCACTGATAAGGATGTCGTTTTTCTCTTTATAGATACCTGGGAAAGAACACCGGATGCAGACCAGCAGGTTAAAAAGTTTATCAGTGCCAATAACTATAGCTTTAGGGTATTGCTTGACCGTAAGCCTGCCGTCAGCGGCGACAATATGGTCGTAGAGAAATATGGTATAACAGGTATTCCCACGAAGTTTGTGATCGACCCCAATGGAAAGATCCGTTTCAGGCTTACCGGTTTTGGCGGCGGCAATGACGCGGCTGTTGAGGAAATTTCCGCTATGATCGAGCTGGCCCGCAAGGGTTAG
- a CDS encoding RagB/SusD family nutrient uptake outer membrane protein, translated as MNRLFDHKNKYAAPWIAILLLLVLTPGCSKFVDLDAPSTSIGVKEAFNTQSAATSAVLGLYNSTALRYISLYYTGVTGSSADDVRYSASSTDYDQFAANAVAVDNAMNNNNIWAYGYSQLFQINQVIEGLNGSAVLGTDFKNQLMGEALTWRAFMYFYLVNFYGDVPLILSTDIDQAAHMARTPKAQVWAQIETDLTKAVGLLSADYPSADRARINQDAARALLARVYLFEKKWQQAASVASEVLQASAYQLNMDLNTTFTKDSKEIIWQIANVTGISTYGSNFLAPDGVLPAYILYSSMGEAFEPGDKRREDWVMEATVSDKQYYYVHKYKDRAGTGDEYSVVLRLAEVYLIRAEARAEQKNLSGSLEDLNAIRLRAGLEPLDGLTQSALMLAIQQEYKVEMFGEWSHRWLDLKRWPSLQGKASRADDLLAPVKDDWQSTDVLYPIPAQQILANPALTQNPGYSNSH; from the coding sequence ATGAATCGACTTTTTGATCATAAAAATAAATACGCGGCGCCATGGATAGCGATACTACTGCTGTTGGTGTTGACGCCGGGCTGTAGTAAGTTTGTAGACCTCGATGCGCCCAGTACTTCTATAGGCGTCAAAGAAGCTTTTAATACGCAAAGTGCCGCCACAAGTGCTGTGCTCGGTTTGTATAACAGCACGGCTTTACGGTATATCTCACTATATTATACCGGTGTTACCGGATCCAGCGCGGATGACGTCCGGTACAGTGCCAGTTCCACAGATTACGATCAGTTCGCGGCCAATGCAGTGGCTGTTGACAACGCGATGAATAATAACAATATCTGGGCCTATGGATACAGTCAGCTGTTTCAGATCAATCAGGTGATTGAGGGATTAAACGGGAGCGCTGTTCTGGGTACTGATTTTAAAAATCAGCTAATGGGCGAAGCTTTGACCTGGAGGGCGTTTATGTATTTTTACCTGGTGAATTTTTATGGAGATGTCCCGCTGATCCTTTCCACAGATATTGATCAGGCGGCGCATATGGCCAGAACACCCAAGGCGCAAGTCTGGGCACAGATTGAAACGGATCTTACTAAGGCAGTGGGGCTGCTCAGCGCAGATTATCCCTCTGCCGACAGGGCGAGAATCAATCAAGATGCGGCCAGGGCGCTGCTGGCCAGAGTATACCTTTTTGAGAAAAAATGGCAGCAGGCGGCATCAGTGGCTTCTGAAGTGTTACAGGCCTCAGCCTATCAGCTGAACATGGACCTGAATACAACCTTTACCAAGGATAGTAAGGAGATTATCTGGCAGATCGCAAATGTGACCGGTATTTCTACCTATGGGAGTAACTTCCTGGCGCCGGACGGCGTACTTCCTGCCTATATCCTATACAGCTCAATGGGAGAGGCCTTTGAGCCAGGGGACAAAAGGCGCGAAGATTGGGTGATGGAAGCAACGGTATCGGACAAGCAATATTATTACGTGCATAAATATAAAGACCGGGCCGGCACCGGAGATGAGTATAGTGTTGTGTTGCGATTGGCCGAGGTCTATTTGATCCGTGCTGAGGCGCGCGCGGAACAAAAAAATCTCAGCGGTAGCCTGGAAGATCTAAACGCCATCCGTCTAAGAGCGGGCCTGGAACCGTTAGATGGACTTACCCAGAGTGCTCTGATGCTGGCCATCCAACAGGAATATAAAGTGGAAATGTTTGGAGAGTGGAGCCACCGCTGGCTGGATCTTAAAAGATGGCCGAGCTTGCAAGGCAAAGCCAGCCGGGCCGATGACCTTCTGGCACCTGTTAAAGACGACTGGCAATCCACAGATGTACTCTACCCCATACCCGCTCAACAGATACTGGCCAATCCAGCGCTGACGCAGAATCCGGGTTATAGTAATAGTCATTAA